In a genomic window of Aggregatimonas sangjinii:
- a CDS encoding pyruvate dehydrogenase complex dihydrolipoamide acetyltransferase — translation MAEVINMPRLSDTMEEGTVAKWLKQVGDTIEEGDILAEIETDKATMEFESFHEGTLLHIGIAEGDGAPVDTLLAIIGEEGEDISGLLNGTNVPAEENEANEKAEDTKKEETTSEESKSSDAPASIPEGVEVIKMPRLSDTMEEGTVASWLKKVGDTVEEGDILAEIETDKATMEFESFYSGTLLFIGIQEGESSPVDAVLAVIGPEGTDVDAVLNADSSEGKPEASKADGKTEATEEKETESKTATDTSNKSVADGQRIFASPLAKKIASDKGIDLAQVTGSGDNGRIVKKDIENYKPSQATTTTAATEQTASSSAVAAPPVNLPVGQEGSEEVKNSQMRKTIAKRLAESKFTAPHYYLTIEVDMDNAKASRVQINSLPDTKVSFNDMVVKACAMALKKHPQVNTTWKGDTTKFNHHVHVGVAVAVEDGLVVPVLKFTDQMTLTQIGASVKDLAGRARNKKLTPAEMDGSTFTVSNLGMFGILEFTSIINQPNSAILSVGAIVEKPVVKEGQIVVGNTMKISLACDHRTVDGATGAQFLQTLRAYLENPVTMLA, via the coding sequence ATGGCAGAAGTAATAAATATGCCCCGTTTGAGCGATACCATGGAAGAAGGTACCGTTGCCAAATGGCTAAAACAAGTCGGGGATACCATAGAAGAAGGGGATATTTTGGCAGAGATCGAAACCGACAAGGCGACGATGGAGTTTGAATCCTTCCATGAGGGTACCCTATTGCATATCGGTATTGCGGAAGGTGATGGAGCTCCCGTAGATACACTTTTGGCCATTATCGGGGAAGAAGGAGAGGACATTTCCGGCTTATTGAACGGTACCAACGTTCCTGCAGAGGAGAACGAGGCCAACGAAAAAGCGGAAGATACCAAGAAGGAAGAAACGACGTCGGAAGAAAGTAAATCCTCTGATGCACCGGCTAGTATTCCAGAAGGTGTCGAGGTAATAAAAATGCCAAGGTTGAGTGATACCATGGAAGAAGGTACCGTTGCGTCCTGGTTGAAGAAGGTAGGTGATACCGTAGAAGAAGGTGATATTCTTGCGGAAATCGAAACCGATAAAGCTACGATGGAATTTGAATCCTTTTATTCTGGAACCTTATTGTTCATCGGAATTCAAGAGGGAGAATCTTCGCCTGTTGACGCCGTATTGGCCGTCATAGGTCCGGAAGGCACCGATGTAGATGCGGTACTCAATGCCGATTCTTCTGAAGGCAAGCCGGAAGCCTCAAAAGCTGATGGGAAGACCGAAGCTACCGAAGAGAAAGAAACGGAATCAAAGACAGCGACCGACACTTCCAATAAATCGGTTGCGGACGGGCAACGGATATTCGCATCGCCCTTGGCCAAAAAAATAGCGTCCGATAAGGGTATCGATTTAGCTCAGGTTACCGGATCTGGTGATAATGGCCGTATCGTAAAGAAGGATATTGAAAATTACAAGCCATCGCAGGCAACAACAACTACCGCGGCCACCGAGCAGACTGCTAGTTCGTCCGCTGTTGCCGCGCCTCCGGTCAACCTTCCTGTGGGGCAAGAAGGTAGTGAAGAAGTCAAAAATTCCCAAATGCGCAAGACGATCGCCAAGCGATTGGCAGAGTCTAAATTTACGGCGCCACACTACTACCTCACCATAGAGGTTGATATGGATAATGCCAAGGCTTCAAGGGTGCAGATCAACAGTTTGCCGGATACCAAGGTGTCGTTTAACGATATGGTGGTCAAAGCATGTGCCATGGCACTCAAAAAACACCCTCAGGTAAACACCACTTGGAAAGGGGATACCACCAAATTCAATCATCACGTGCACGTCGGCGTTGCTGTTGCCGTTGAAGACGGACTTGTGGTACCCGTGCTTAAATTTACCGATCAAATGACACTGACCCAGATAGGAGCTTCCGTTAAAGATTTGGCAGGACGAGCACGAAACAAAAAGCTAACACCCGCTGAGATGGACGGTAGTACCTTCACGGTTTCCAACTTGGGTATGTTCGGCATTTTGGAATTTACCTCCATCATCAATCAGCCCAATTCGGCAATTCTTTCCGTAGGGGCGATCGTTGAAAAACCAGTGGTAAAAGAGGGCCAGATTGTAGTTGGGAATACCATGAAAATTTCCTTGGCCTGTGACCATAGAACGGTCGATGGAGCCACCGGGGCACAATTTTTACAAACGTTAAGGGCGTATTTAGAGAATCCGGTAACTATGCTTGCATAA
- the porV gene encoding type IX secretion system outer membrane channel protein PorV, which produces MRKFALLMLLAVASQLTAQEQNRVITTAVPFLTIAADARAAGMGDMGVATSTDAYSQQWNPAKFAFAERKMGIGLGYTPYLESVIKDIGLLQGSYFNKIDDNSAFAVSLRYFTLGEIELRQTINEPGTRVKPNELAFDGSYSLKLSPTFSMSVAGRYIRSNLKLPQQTSGIDSQAASGFAVDVSGYYRSREKAYSSFDGRWRAGFNLANLGGKIQYDEGGQENFLPTNLKFGLGFDMILDQDNTIAFTSEFSKLLVPTPKDFDNDGDIDGADNDEYQSISFFEGMFKSFGDAPDGFSEELKEFTWALGAEYVYQDSFMIRTGYFNESLDKGARKFFTLGAGFKFNVVQIDLSYLFSTSQIKNPLENSLRFSLAFNLGEEMFND; this is translated from the coding sequence ATGAGAAAATTCGCACTACTGATGCTTTTGGCCGTTGCCTCGCAATTAACTGCCCAAGAGCAGAACAGAGTAATTACCACAGCGGTACCCTTTTTGACCATTGCGGCCGATGCACGTGCGGCTGGTATGGGTGATATGGGGGTGGCCACCTCCACAGATGCCTATTCGCAACAGTGGAATCCGGCCAAATTCGCCTTTGCGGAGCGAAAGATGGGAATCGGCCTGGGCTATACCCCGTATTTAGAAAGTGTTATCAAGGATATCGGATTATTACAAGGTAGCTATTTCAATAAAATAGACGACAATAGTGCCTTCGCGGTTAGTTTACGCTATTTTACCTTGGGTGAAATAGAACTTAGACAGACCATCAATGAACCCGGTACAAGGGTCAAACCCAATGAATTGGCTTTCGACGGGTCTTATTCCTTAAAATTGAGCCCGACTTTTTCAATGTCGGTAGCTGGGCGGTACATTCGCTCAAACCTAAAATTACCACAACAAACATCTGGAATCGATTCACAGGCAGCCAGTGGTTTTGCCGTTGATGTCTCGGGTTATTATCGATCACGTGAAAAGGCGTACAGTAGTTTCGATGGCCGGTGGAGAGCTGGTTTTAACCTGGCCAACCTTGGTGGAAAGATTCAGTATGACGAAGGCGGACAGGAAAACTTCTTGCCTACCAACTTAAAGTTCGGTTTAGGATTCGATATGATTTTAGATCAGGACAATACAATTGCCTTTACTTCTGAATTCAGTAAATTGTTGGTGCCCACGCCAAAAGATTTCGATAATGATGGTGATATTGATGGTGCCGATAACGACGAATACCAGAGTATTAGTTTCTTTGAAGGGATGTTCAAATCTTTTGGTGATGCACCGGATGGTTTCAGCGAAGAGTTAAAGGAATTTACATGGGCATTGGGTGCGGAATATGTATATCAGGATTCGTTTATGATCCGCACAGGATATTTTAACGAGAGCTTGGATAAAGGTGCCCGCAAGTTTTTCACTTTGGGTGCGGGCTTTAAATTTAACGTGGTACAAATAGACCTTTCTTACCTGTTCTCGACATCTCAAATTAAAAATCCTTTAGAAAATTCATTACGTTTCTCACTTGCTTTTAATCTAGGTGAGGAGATGTTCAACGACTAA
- a CDS encoding M28 family metallopeptidase: MRKAIGFLLILFLMACGASKVDQDVTLVQRPVYKKAQNMERPIEVMDTPKEEAEMMEEMETEEEEIGEEEAEVAEEQVVEESEVSSETAPSGEEMEMSSEDTMEKAPMAEAAVPSAITGKGLSTASNVEEIMTFLTADELQGRDSGSEGIEMAAEYIETVFKNNNIKPYFDDYRDELSNFDNAFNVVGYLEGTDDKLKKEFIIIGAHYDHIGIIEPKNGDAIANGANDNASGTTTVLELARYFGNTGNNKRSIIFALFSAEEKGLLGSKHLAKRLKAANLNLYTMLNFEMTGVPLVGKDYLMYVTGFEESNLAGVCNMYVGRNMIGYLPKAKEFNLFQRSDNYPFYNEFKVPCQTFSTFDFTNFDHYHQVGDEVGLMNFDHMAKVVNRSIPMIESIANSLTKMIALN, from the coding sequence ATGAGAAAAGCAATCGGATTTTTATTGATACTGTTTCTAATGGCCTGTGGGGCTTCCAAAGTGGACCAAGATGTGACCTTGGTACAACGGCCGGTATACAAAAAGGCTCAAAATATGGAGCGACCCATCGAGGTTATGGATACTCCAAAGGAAGAAGCCGAGATGATGGAGGAGATGGAAACGGAGGAAGAAGAAATAGGCGAGGAAGAAGCTGAGGTAGCGGAGGAGCAGGTAGTCGAAGAATCTGAAGTGTCCTCTGAAACTGCACCATCCGGAGAGGAGATGGAAATGTCTTCTGAGGATACAATGGAAAAAGCTCCTATGGCAGAAGCTGCCGTACCAAGTGCGATTACCGGTAAAGGTCTTTCAACGGCAAGTAACGTCGAGGAAATCATGACTTTTTTGACCGCTGACGAACTACAGGGCCGGGATTCCGGTAGTGAAGGGATCGAGATGGCTGCCGAATACATCGAAACGGTTTTCAAGAACAACAACATCAAACCTTATTTTGACGACTATCGTGACGAGCTTTCCAATTTTGACAATGCCTTTAATGTTGTTGGTTATTTAGAAGGCACCGATGACAAATTGAAAAAGGAGTTTATTATCATTGGGGCGCACTACGACCATATCGGTATCATAGAACCTAAGAATGGCGATGCCATAGCGAATGGTGCAAATGATAATGCTTCGGGAACTACGACGGTATTAGAGCTTGCCCGATATTTTGGAAATACGGGAAACAATAAGCGAAGTATCATTTTCGCTTTGTTCAGCGCAGAGGAAAAAGGACTGTTGGGTTCCAAACACCTGGCCAAGAGGCTAAAGGCTGCCAACCTCAATCTGTACACCATGTTGAATTTTGAGATGACCGGTGTGCCTTTGGTGGGTAAGGATTATCTAATGTACGTAACCGGTTTTGAGGAGTCGAATCTGGCCGGAGTTTGCAATATGTACGTTGGCCGGAATATGATCGGGTATTTGCCCAAGGCCAAGGAATTTAATTTATTTCAACGATCCGACAACTATCCCTTCTATAACGAATTCAAGGTACCGTGTCAAACCTTCAGCACCTTTGATTTTACCAATTTCGATCATTACCATCAAGTAGGTGATGAAGTGGGTCTGATGAATTTTGACCATATGGCCAAGGTTGTCAATCGTTCTATTCCAATGATCGAGAGTATCGCCAATTCGCTTACTAAAATGATAGCGCTCAACTAA
- a CDS encoding SDR family NAD(P)-dependent oxidoreductase — MANVLITGSSRGIGFELARLFADNGHRVLALSRNNGPIDELQHENITSFPFDLVAKADIAQLNDVLVDDWSTVDILINNAGKLLNKPFLETTTEEFEAVYKVNVLGLAEVTKTVLPKMPKTGHVVTISSMGGVQGSMKFPGLSAYSSSKAAVITLTELWAEEFKETGPSFNVLALGAVQTEMLEEAFPGYEAPISAAEMANYIMDFALTGNKMYNGKLLQVSSSTP, encoded by the coding sequence ATGGCCAACGTACTTATAACCGGGTCGAGTAGGGGTATCGGTTTTGAACTTGCCCGACTTTTTGCTGATAATGGACATCGGGTTTTGGCTCTATCGAGAAATAACGGCCCTATTGATGAACTTCAGCACGAAAACATTACCAGCTTTCCCTTCGACTTGGTCGCGAAGGCCGATATCGCTCAACTAAATGATGTTTTAGTTGACGATTGGAGCACTGTAGATATCCTCATCAACAATGCCGGGAAATTACTGAACAAACCATTCTTGGAGACCACGACCGAGGAATTTGAGGCGGTCTACAAAGTAAATGTATTGGGTTTGGCGGAGGTCACTAAAACCGTATTGCCTAAAATGCCAAAAACAGGTCATGTGGTTACGATAAGCTCTATGGGTGGCGTGCAGGGCAGTATGAAGTTTCCGGGACTTTCGGCCTACAGTTCCAGCAAAGCAGCGGTAATAACGCTTACAGAATTATGGGCGGAGGAATTCAAAGAAACAGGTCCGTCGTTCAATGTATTGGCCCTAGGAGCGGTGCAGACCGAAATGCTGGAAGAGGCCTTTCCAGGTTACGAAGCCCCCATCAGCGCAGCTGAAATGGCGAACTATATCATGGATTTTGCCTTGACAGGAAATAAGATGTACAATGGGAAATTACTACAGGTAAGTAGTAGTACGCCATGA
- the pdhA gene encoding pyruvate dehydrogenase (acetyl-transferring) E1 component subunit alpha, with product MEKITKEVYLKWYEDMLFWRKFEDKLAAVYIQQKVRGFLHLYNGQEAVLAGALHAMDLTKDRMITAYRNHVQPIGMGVDPKKVMAELYGKVTGTSKGMGGSMHIFSKEHRFHGGHGIVGGQIPLGAGMAFGDKYAGRDNVTICYMGDGAVRQGSLHETFNLAMLWQLPVVFVCENNGYAMGTSVARTSYSTEIWKLGLGYEMPCGPVDGMDPVVVAEEMHKAIERARSGGGPTFLEMKTYRYRGHSMSDAQHYRTKDEVEEYKKIDPITKVLDVIKDEDYATDAEIEAINKRVKKMVSECEKFAEESDYPPVQQLYDMVYEQEDFPFVPHKL from the coding sequence ATGGAAAAAATCACCAAGGAAGTTTATCTCAAATGGTACGAAGACATGTTATTCTGGCGTAAGTTCGAGGATAAGCTTGCCGCAGTTTACATACAACAAAAAGTAAGAGGATTTCTTCATCTATACAACGGACAAGAAGCGGTCTTGGCAGGGGCTTTGCATGCCATGGATTTGACCAAGGACAGAATGATCACAGCCTACAGAAATCACGTGCAGCCTATTGGTATGGGGGTAGACCCCAAAAAGGTAATGGCTGAACTTTACGGTAAAGTCACGGGAACTTCAAAAGGTATGGGTGGTTCTATGCATATTTTTTCCAAAGAGCATCGTTTTCACGGCGGGCATGGTATCGTAGGGGGGCAGATTCCGTTAGGTGCGGGAATGGCCTTTGGGGATAAATATGCAGGTAGGGATAATGTGACAATTTGTTACATGGGCGATGGGGCCGTACGGCAAGGATCGTTGCATGAAACCTTTAACTTGGCAATGCTATGGCAACTTCCGGTGGTCTTTGTTTGTGAGAACAATGGGTACGCCATGGGAACATCCGTAGCGCGAACGTCGTATTCCACTGAGATTTGGAAACTGGGTCTTGGCTACGAAATGCCATGCGGTCCTGTTGATGGCATGGATCCGGTAGTCGTTGCGGAGGAAATGCACAAGGCCATCGAACGTGCGCGTAGTGGTGGTGGGCCAACTTTCCTTGAGATGAAGACCTACCGATACCGAGGTCACTCAATGTCAGATGCGCAACACTATAGAACCAAAGACGAAGTCGAGGAGTACAAGAAGATAGACCCGATCACTAAAGTATTGGATGTTATTAAGGACGAGGATTATGCGACGGATGCTGAAATCGAAGCAATAAATAAAAGGGTGAAAAAAATGGTTTCCGAATGTGAGAAGTTTGCAGAGGAGTCCGATTATCCACCGGTACAACAATTATACGACATGGTTTATGAACAAGAAGATTTTCCGTTCGTACCACATAAATTATAA
- the cdd gene encoding cytidine deaminase, producing MKKTKISFQLSTFETIEALSVPDINLMKSAVAARQKAYAPYSNFQVGAAVLLGNGKIVIGNNQENACYPSGLCAERVAIFQAGALYPDETIKAIAISATSRKYTVDSPAAPCGNCRQSISEYEVRQKTPIAILMMGETGPVFKCDAIADLLPLTFTNSFLK from the coding sequence ATGAAAAAAACCAAGATATCGTTTCAACTCTCCACCTTCGAAACTATCGAAGCCTTGTCCGTTCCTGATATAAACCTCATGAAATCGGCCGTTGCGGCCAGGCAGAAAGCCTACGCACCATATTCCAATTTCCAAGTAGGTGCTGCGGTACTATTAGGCAATGGTAAAATTGTTATCGGCAACAATCAGGAAAACGCATGTTACCCTTCGGGACTTTGTGCGGAACGTGTCGCTATTTTTCAGGCAGGGGCATTGTATCCCGATGAAACGATCAAGGCAATTGCGATATCGGCAACTTCACGGAAGTATACGGTCGATTCACCGGCAGCACCCTGTGGTAATTGTAGGCAGTCGATATCGGAATATGAGGTGCGTCAAAAAACGCCTATTGCCATCCTGATGATGGGAGAAACCGGACCGGTTTTCAAATGCGATGCCATTGCCGATCTGCTTCCCTTGACCTTTACAAATTCTTTTTTGAAATAG